DNA sequence from the Actinomycetota bacterium genome:
CCGCCGCCCACAGGCGTCGACGTCTCTCATCGAACTCTCCCGCGAGCGCCCGATAGCGCTCTCCGATCGCATGCTCGTTGATCATACGATCTTACTTCGACATCACCAGCCAATCTCCTACTTGTTGTTTGACGCTTCCTAAGACGCGGAAGAGACCGGCGTCGACTACTCGGCCAGCGTAGCACTTCGGAGTGTGGCGGGGAGCTAAGACACAGTCGACAACCGGCACGAGCCACGCTGCAGCGTAGCACTTCGGAGTGTGGCGGGGAGCTAAGACAACCTCACGCTGGGTGAGTGCATCCCGATCAGCGTAGCACTTCGGAGTGTGGCGGGGAGCTAAGACCCACTAGCAGAGAGGAGGCGCAAGTGAGCAAAGCGTAGCACTTCGGAGTGTGGCGGGGAGCTAAGACGCCGGTTGCTGAATACCCACACCGTGCCGTAGCGTAGCACTTCGGAGTGTGGCGGGGAGCTAAGACAGTCGGCGACTGGCGTCCTTCTGCTCCCAAGCGTAGCACTTCGGAGTGTGGCGGGGAGCTAAGACCTGGCGTTCGAGGGATCGGACCTCCGGTCCGACTTAGCTCCCCGCCACACTCGCACGGAAAGGGATCTACCAGACCTCGCACTTCAAGAGGTCCTCGTAGGCTTCCCGCCGCACCACCCAGCGCCAGGATCCATCGCTCACGAACACGACGCCGGGACGCACCTGCTTGTTGTAGTTGCTGCTCATCGACTGGCAGTACGCGCCGGTCGCGCACACACACAGCACGTCTCCGACGTCCGCGCACTGAAGCGGCGCATCGTTGACCACGATGTCCCCGCTCTCACAATGCTTGCCGGCCACCGTCGCCACCATCTCGCGCGGCTGGTCCGCTTTGTTCGCGATCAGCGCCTCGTAGTGGGCGTCGTACAGCGACGTGCGTATGTTGTCGGACATCCCGCCGTCGACCGCAACGTAGGTGCGGATGCCGGGAATCTCCTTGATCGAGCCAACCGCATAGAGCGTCACCCCTGCGTTGGCCACGATCGAACGTCCAGGCTCGACCGCCATCCTTGGCACGGCAAGGCCCCAGCGCTCGCACTCTTCCTTGATGCCGTCGACCACTACCTTCCCGTAGTCCTTCACCGTGGAAGGCTCGTCGGGCAGGCCATACGCGATGCCGAGACCGCCGCCGGTGTCGAGCAGTCGCACCTCGACACCGGTCTCGTCCTTGATCTCACGCATGAACTCCACGATGACCTGGATCGCCTTGGCGAAGCTGTGAAGCGCGAAGATCTGCGAACCGATGTGCATGTGCAGACCCTCGAAATCGAGCCCGGGCAACTCGATGGAACGCTTGACGGCCTGCATCGCGAGACCTTGATTGCGCCCGAAACCGAACTTGGAGTCCTCG
Encoded proteins:
- the lysA gene encoding diaminopimelate decarboxylase, encoding MGRPSEPRPPAVPDRKTAADLMSVLPMTAEVRDGHLWIGGVDTVAIAHEVGTAVYVMDEATIRHQLQEYVRWTTYHWRDVDVVYAGKAFMSVAMCRLVAEEGCCLDVSSGGELAFALRADFPMERIYVHGNNKTPVELAECLDAGVGRIVVDSFEEMERLSALAVERGVTQSVVIRVTPGVEADTHDFIMTGAEDSKFGFGRNQGLAMQAVKRSIELPGLDFEGLHMHIGSQIFALHSFAKAIQVIVEFMREIKDETGVEVRLLDTGGGLGIAYGLPDEPSTVKDYGKVVVDGIKEECERWGLAVPRMAVEPGRSIVANAGVTLYAVGSIKEIPGIRTYVAVDGGMSDNIRTSLYDAHYEALIANKADQPREMVATVAGKHCESGDIVVNDAPLQCADVGDVLCVCATGAYCQSMSSNYNKQVRPGVVFVSDGSWRWVVRREAYEDLLKCEVW